The DNA sequence TTAAAAGTTTATTTACCAAAGCTCAAAATGAAGGAAAAATTCTAAAATATGTCGCTGAATTTGATAATGGCAAAGCCAAAGTAGGACTACAACATATTGCTCCAAGCAGCGATCTTTATCATCTTTATGGAAAAGACAATATTGTTATTTTCAAAACTTTAAGATATTCTGAACAGCCTTTGGTGGTAAAAGGGGCTGGCGCAGGGGCTGAAGTGACAGCCAGTGGCGTTTTTGCAGATATCGTACGTTCCGTTTAAAAACATATGTATGAAAAATATAAAAATTAAAATTCCGGCAACTGTTGCCAATATCGTTTGTGGTTTTGACATTTTAGGTATGGCCATCAATGAGCCCTATGATGAAATGGAGATAAGATTATCAGAAACACCTGATATTATTATTCGCCACACAGACGAATTTCGTCTTCCGGAAGAAGCTGCCAAAAATGTAGCAGGAATTGTATTAATAAAAATACAAGAGCATCTGAATTTGAAAAATGGATTTGAAGTCATTATCCATAAACACATCAAACCTGGCAGTGGTCTTGGTTCAAGTGCTGCCAGTGCTGCAGGAGCTGCTTTTGCTGCTAATATTCTATTGGGAAACCTATTATCAAAAGAAGAATTGGTTTATTTTGCAATGTTTGGTGAAGAGCTTGCTTCAGGAGTGAAACATGCTGATAATATCGCTCCCTGCATTTATGGAGGTATAACTCTGGTCAAATCTTCAGATCCTGTAGATATTATTTCTTTAAATACTCCAGATGTGTATGTTGTAGCAGTCCATCCCCAGGTCGAAGTTAAAACTTCTGATGCCAGGCAAATTCTCAGAAAAAATATTGAACTGAAAGATGCGATAATACAATGGGGAAATATTGCAGGATTAGTGGCAGGTATAGAAAAAAATGATTTGCCCCTGATCGGGAGAAGCCTGAATGATGTTATTGTGGAACCTGTTAGGAGCATTCTGATCCCGGAGTTTGATACAATCAAAAGAAAAAGTCTGGAATTTGGAGCATTGGGAGGCGGTATCTCAGGATCCGGTCCATCTATTTTCATGCTTACAGCAAATAAAGGAACAGCACAGGAAATTGCCGAGATGATGAAATCCGTTTAT is a window from the Chryseobacterium sp. T16E-39 genome containing:
- a CDS encoding homoserine kinase, coding for MKNIKIKIPATVANIVCGFDILGMAINEPYDEMEIRLSETPDIIIRHTDEFRLPEEAAKNVAGIVLIKIQEHLNLKNGFEVIIHKHIKPGSGLGSSAASAAGAAFAANILLGNLLSKEELVYFAMFGEELASGVKHADNIAPCIYGGITLVKSSDPVDIISLNTPDVYVVAVHPQVEVKTSDARQILRKNIELKDAIIQWGNIAGLVAGIEKNDLPLIGRSLNDVIVEPVRSILIPEFDTIKRKSLEFGALGGGISGSGPSIFMLTANKGTAQEIAEMMKSVYDDIGIDSLVYVSDINSTGVIITEQNH